In the genome of Sphingomonas naphthae, one region contains:
- the petA gene encoding ubiquinol-cytochrome c reductase iron-sulfur subunit: MATAEYVEDPNQRPPVIGGPEEDGQGPRRRDFLNIAAVSFAGVGAAAVVIPLVNQMNPSADVLALASIEVDISKIAPGQAIKTMWRKQPVFLRNLTPAEIKSADAVPVASLRDPQSLADRTKPGKKNWLITLGVCTHLGCVPLGAGEGEIKGEFGGYFCPCHGSVYDTAARIRKGPAPTNLVVPEYSFKSDTVVQIG, from the coding sequence ATGGCGACGGCCGAATACGTCGAAGATCCGAATCAGCGTCCGCCGGTGATCGGTGGACCCGAGGAAGACGGGCAGGGCCCGCGCCGCCGGGATTTCCTGAACATCGCGGCCGTCAGCTTCGCCGGCGTCGGCGCGGCGGCGGTGGTGATTCCGCTGGTCAACCAGATGAACCCCTCGGCCGACGTGCTCGCGCTCGCCTCGATCGAGGTAGACATTTCGAAGATCGCGCCCGGCCAGGCTATCAAGACGATGTGGCGCAAGCAGCCCGTCTTCCTGCGCAACCTGACGCCCGCCGAGATCAAGTCGGCCGACGCGGTGCCCGTCGCCTCGCTGCGCGATCCGCAGTCGCTGGCCGATCGCACCAAGCCCGGCAAGAAGAACTGGCTCATCACGCTGGGCGTGTGCACCCACCTCGGCTGCGTGCCGCTGGGCGCCGGCGAGGGCGAGATCAAGGGCGAGTTCGGCGGCTATTTCTGCCCGTGCCACGGCTCGGTCTACGACACCGCCGCCCGCATCCGTAAGGGCCCCGCGCCGACCAACCTCGTCGTGCCGGAATATTCGTTCAAGTCCGACACCGTCGTGCAGATCGGCTGA
- a CDS encoding cytochrome b, whose protein sequence is MSFPWAENYAPKHPLTRWIDEKLPVPRLVYNAVGAGYPVPRNLNYMWNFGVLAGAALGIQILTGIILAMHYAANGLVAFESVEHIMRDVNSGWLIRYAHMNGASFFFIVVYLHIFRGLYYGSYKAPREMVWLLGVVIFLLMMATAFMGYVLPWGQMSFWGAQVITGFFSAIPVVGEPVRQWLLGGFAPDNAALNRFFSLHYLLPFVIAGVIILHIWALHIPGSNNPTGVDVKGPQDTVPFHPYYTAKDGFGLGVFLVCFSLLLFFAPNALGHPDNYIAANPLSTPAHIVPEWYFWPFYAILRAFTVNWFWVPAKLWGVIAMFGAIALLFFLPWIDKSPIRSAKYRPAYRIAFWVLMLDVLVLGWIGRSPAEEPYVRIGQFAAAYYFAHFLIIVPLIARFEKTLPLPNSITEAVLAKHGEVAPVGTPA, encoded by the coding sequence ATGAGCTTTCCCTGGGCTGAGAATTACGCGCCGAAGCACCCGCTGACGCGCTGGATCGACGAGAAGCTGCCCGTGCCGCGCCTCGTCTACAACGCCGTCGGCGCCGGTTACCCGGTTCCGCGCAACCTGAATTACATGTGGAACTTCGGCGTCCTCGCCGGGGCCGCGCTCGGCATCCAGATCCTGACCGGCATCATCCTGGCGATGCATTATGCCGCCAACGGCCTGGTCGCCTTCGAGAGCGTTGAGCATATCATGCGCGACGTCAATTCGGGCTGGCTGATCCGCTACGCGCACATGAACGGCGCGAGCTTCTTCTTCATCGTCGTCTATCTGCACATCTTCCGCGGCCTCTATTACGGATCGTACAAGGCCCCGCGCGAGATGGTGTGGCTGCTCGGCGTGGTGATCTTCCTGCTGATGATGGCCACCGCCTTCATGGGCTACGTGCTGCCGTGGGGCCAGATGAGCTTCTGGGGCGCGCAGGTCATCACCGGCTTCTTCTCGGCGATACCCGTCGTCGGCGAGCCGGTGCGCCAGTGGCTGTTGGGCGGCTTCGCGCCGGACAATGCCGCGCTCAACCGCTTCTTCTCGCTCCACTATCTGCTGCCGTTCGTGATCGCGGGCGTCATTATCCTGCACATCTGGGCGCTGCACATTCCGGGTTCCAACAACCCGACCGGCGTGGACGTGAAGGGCCCGCAGGATACGGTGCCGTTCCATCCTTATTACACCGCCAAGGACGGCTTCGGCCTGGGCGTGTTCCTGGTGTGCTTCTCGCTCCTGCTGTTCTTCGCGCCGAACGCGCTGGGCCATCCGGACAATTATATCGCGGCGAACCCGCTCTCGACGCCGGCGCACATCGTGCCCGAATGGTATTTCTGGCCGTTCTACGCGATCCTGCGCGCCTTCACCGTCAACTGGTTCTGGGTGCCGGCCAAGCTGTGGGGCGTCATCGCGATGTTCGGGGCGATCGCGCTTCTGTTCTTCCTGCCCTGGATCGACAAGTCGCCGATCCGCTCGGCCAAATATCGTCCGGCCTACCGCATCGCCTTCTGGGTGCTGATGCTGGACGTGCTGGTGCTGGGCTGGATCGGCAGGAGCCCGGCGGAAGAGCCCTATGTCCGCATCGGCCAGTTCGCCGCGGCTTATTATTTCGCCCACTTCCTCATCATCGTTCCGCTGATCGCGCGCTTCGAAAAGACCCTGCCGCTGCCCAACTCGATCACCGAGGCTGTGTTGGCGAAGCATGGTGAAGTCGCGCCCGTCGGCACGCCGGCCTGA
- a CDS encoding GNAT family N-acetyltransferase, with protein sequence MGVTGGAIGQPGLDDIPGDLLAAVVTFLERTEKPRPAPMPASPLRLKRWNPSAEAYRTLFRRVGAPWLWFSRLAMKDETLEAILTAPTTEIYAACDRQGIELGLLELDFRPGGETNLAFFGLVPELAGKGLGRWLMANAFALGWRADTVKMSVHTCSLDHPKALGFYRAQGFVAYKRAIERFPDPRVLGLLPRDMAPQIPLLAPES encoded by the coding sequence ATGGGCGTGACGGGCGGCGCCATCGGCCAGCCCGGCCTCGACGACATCCCCGGCGATCTGCTGGCGGCGGTCGTCACCTTCCTCGAGCGGACCGAGAAGCCCCGGCCCGCGCCGATGCCCGCCTCGCCGCTGCGGCTGAAGCGGTGGAACCCTTCCGCCGAAGCCTATCGCACCCTCTTCCGCCGGGTCGGCGCGCCGTGGCTGTGGTTCTCGCGGCTGGCGATGAAGGACGAGACGCTGGAGGCGATCCTCACCGCCCCCACCACCGAAATCTACGCCGCCTGCGATCGGCAGGGCATCGAACTGGGGTTGCTGGAGCTGGATTTCCGGCCGGGCGGCGAGACCAATCTGGCTTTCTTCGGCCTCGTTCCCGAACTGGCGGGCAAGGGGCTGGGCCGCTGGCTGATGGCCAATGCCTTCGCGCTGGGCTGGCGCGCCGATACGGTGAAGATGAGCGTCCACACCTGCTCGCTCGATCATCCGAAGGCGCTCGGCTTCTATCGGGCGCAGGGTTTTGTGGCCTACAAGCGCGCGATCGAACGCTTTCCCGATCCACGCGTGCTGGGTCTCCTGCCGCGCGACATGGCGCCTCAGATTCCCCTGCTCGCCCCGGAGAGCTGA
- a CDS encoding SixA phosphatase family protein — protein sequence MKRLTLLRHAKAGTDAPGIRDFDRGLNGKGHRAARLVGQSIRAHGLEFDRVIASPAVRVMETLEDVATGYGRALAPEWEKRIYLASAVTLLDVIQETPAGVESLLLAGHNPGLEDLVLMLVPDGTDGRDTVEQKYPTASVAELAFEGEWADLKSGTATLTRFTRPRDLDATLGPEFD from the coding sequence ATGAAACGCCTTACGCTGCTGCGCCACGCCAAGGCCGGCACCGACGCCCCCGGAATCCGCGATTTCGATCGCGGATTGAACGGCAAGGGCCACCGCGCCGCCCGCCTCGTCGGCCAGAGCATCCGTGCCCACGGCCTGGAATTCGACCGCGTCATCGCCTCGCCCGCCGTGCGCGTGATGGAAACGCTGGAGGATGTCGCCACCGGCTACGGCCGCGCGCTGGCGCCCGAATGGGAAAAGCGCATCTACCTCGCCTCGGCGGTCACCCTGCTCGACGTGATCCAGGAGACCCCGGCGGGGGTGGAGAGCCTGCTGCTCGCCGGCCACAATCCGGGGCTGGAGGATCTGGTGCTGATGCTGGTGCCCGACGGCACCGACGGCCGCGACACGGTGGAACAGAAATACCCCACCGCCTCGGTCGCCGAACTGGCGTTCGAGGGCGAATGGGCGGATTTGAAGAGCGGGACGGCGACGCTGACGCGGTTTACCCGGCCGAGAGATCTGGATGCGACGTTGGGGCCGGAGTTCGATTGA
- a CDS encoding cytochrome c1, which yields MLRIFAPAIKYLVGLGFVSALVIAFLMPREAAVESATHEFHKHPREIHFSFNNPVIGKFDRRQLQRGFQVYKEVCSACHSAHLVAFRDLEEIGFTKPEVKAIATQWATETPSVNPDTGEAATRKSLPSDRIPTPYPNEVAARAANNNALPPDLSLMAKAREDGPAYIASLLSGYGPQPAELLAKFPDAKTPAGLHYNPYFANLNIAMPPPLVAEGQVTYSDGTKATVPQMAEDVAAFLEWTAEPKLETRRRTGIAVVIFLLIATGLAFGAYKNIWAGKKH from the coding sequence ATGCTCCGCATCTTCGCTCCGGCGATCAAATATCTGGTCGGCCTCGGCTTCGTGTCGGCCCTCGTGATCGCCTTCCTCATGCCGCGCGAAGCGGCGGTGGAAAGCGCGACCCACGAGTTCCACAAGCATCCGCGGGAGATCCACTTCTCCTTCAACAACCCGGTCATCGGCAAGTTCGATCGCCGGCAGCTCCAGCGCGGCTTCCAGGTCTACAAGGAAGTCTGCTCGGCCTGCCACTCGGCCCACCTCGTCGCCTTCCGCGACCTGGAGGAGATCGGTTTCACCAAGCCCGAGGTGAAGGCGATCGCCACCCAGTGGGCGACCGAGACCCCGTCGGTGAACCCCGACACGGGCGAGGCGGCGACCCGCAAGAGCCTGCCGTCGGATCGCATCCCGACGCCCTACCCGAACGAAGTCGCCGCGCGCGCCGCGAACAACAACGCGCTGCCGCCGGACCTGTCGCTGATGGCCAAGGCGCGTGAGGACGGCCCGGCCTATATCGCGTCGCTGCTGTCGGGCTATGGCCCGCAGCCGGCCGAGCTTCTCGCGAAGTTCCCGGATGCCAAGACGCCGGCGGGGCTGCACTACAACCCCTATTTCGCCAACCTCAACATCGCCATGCCGCCGCCGCTGGTGGCCGAGGGCCAGGTGACCTATTCGGACGGCACCAAGGCCACCGTGCCCCAGATGGCCGAGGACGTCGCCGCGTTCCTCGAATGGACCGCCGAGCCCAAGCTCGAAACGCGCCGCCGCACCGGCATCGCGGTCGTGATCTTCCTGCTGATCGCCACGGGCCTCGCCTTCGGCGCCTACAAGAATATCTGGGCCGGCAAGAAGCACTGA
- the hemF gene encoding oxygen-dependent coproporphyrinogen oxidase, producing MISLDPQQQSARDWFEGLRTRICAAFEAIEREADSDAAFTFTPWDRVDESAGPEGGGGGVQGLLRGRVFEKVGVNVSTVGGRFSPEFARSINGAGDDPRFFATGISLVAHMANPHVPAVHMNTRYLRTTKSWFGGGADLNPPLPQPQDTDDFHAAFRAACEAHGQVADYPKFKKWADDYFWIPHRNVHRGVGGIFYDHLESDFEPTFAFTRSVGEAFLDIFPAIVRRRMSMAASEADRAAMLAYRGRYAEFNLVYDRGTSFGLKTGGNVDAILMSLPPVATWA from the coding sequence ATGATCTCTCTCGACCCGCAGCAACAGTCCGCGCGCGACTGGTTCGAGGGGCTGCGCACCCGCATCTGCGCGGCCTTCGAGGCGATCGAGCGCGAGGCCGACAGCGACGCCGCCTTCACCTTCACGCCGTGGGACCGGGTGGACGAGAGCGCCGGGCCCGAGGGCGGCGGGGGCGGCGTGCAGGGGCTGTTGAGGGGCCGGGTGTTCGAGAAGGTCGGCGTCAACGTCTCGACCGTGGGCGGGCGATTCTCCCCGGAATTCGCCAGATCGATCAATGGGGCCGGCGATGACCCGCGCTTCTTCGCGACCGGCATCAGCCTCGTCGCGCACATGGCCAATCCGCATGTGCCCGCCGTCCACATGAACACGCGCTACCTGCGGACGACCAAGAGCTGGTTCGGCGGCGGCGCCGATCTCAACCCGCCCCTGCCCCAGCCACAGGATACCGACGATTTCCACGCCGCCTTCCGCGCCGCCTGCGAGGCGCATGGCCAGGTCGCGGACTATCCGAAGTTCAAGAAATGGGCCGACGATTATTTCTGGATTCCGCACCGCAACGTGCATCGCGGGGTCGGCGGCATCTTCTACGATCATCTCGAAAGCGATTTCGAGCCGACCTTCGCCTTCACCCGCTCGGTCGGCGAGGCGTTCCTCGATATCTTCCCGGCGATCGTTCGTCGCCGCATGAGCATGGCCGCGAGCGAGGCCGACCGGGCGGCGATGCTCGCCTATCGGGGCCGCTACGCCGAATTCAATCTCGTCTACGATCGCGGCACGTCCTTCGGTCTCAAGACCGGCGGCAATGTCGATGCGATCCTGATGAGCCTGCCGCCGGTCGCGACATGGGCGTGA
- a CDS encoding ATP-dependent DNA helicase yields the protein MAPCPALHATHGGIWIARGNEVRAITRGEAIALTAETPTILLNAPAMATRLGYGELSGLDLLELFAFVHPATFAVPTPAGLARALGLPPPTDDTAAARFMAQAADAMLATLEDPNWAAREGAWTSAQTLLRLRWPWAQMVAPRIAKPERAERWLFSRLPEWQDAPPRPAPRTLVLSDTETQSELARLVGQRAEPREGQRAYAAAAARAFDPRIAEGRPNMLLAEAGTGIGKTLGYLAPSGLWSRQADGAVWISTYTKALQRQLDGETKRLFPDPAERRRRVVVRKGRENYLCLLNLEDALQGGFQNRAAILAHLVARWAAVSRDGDMVGGDLPGWLPTLFRRAGSTALTDRRGECVYAGCPHYRRCFIERASRASEGADIVVANHALTMILANRHGPQDRPIGRIVFDEGHHLFDAADSTFAAALTGQEAIELRRWIMGPEGKSRGRRRGLAARLMDVASYDEGGAVAIDEALAAAALLPSDGWLGRLGEGLPLGPVEALLSAVRATVYARASAADAGYGLETEAAELDPALIEAATPAMQAIEGLVRPFMRLRQRLEAVIEDAPDWLDAPARARVEGAIHGLAHRTGMMGAWVALLARIGGPVDADFVDWLAVDRVEGREFDIGLHRHWLDPTRPLAETVLKPAHGVIVTSATLRGQESWDAADARTGVNHLDHPPMRFAAPSPFAYADQAEVLVVTDIKRGDMPALAGAYARLIEASGGGALGLFTAVQRLRVVHARIADRLAREGLPLYAQHVDPMDTGTLVDIFRDDPHASLLGTDALRDGVDVPGSSLRLVVMEGVPWPRPTVLHAARKAAGGGAAFDDRTIRARLAQAFGRLIRRADDQGMFVMLSAAMPSRLLDAFPPGVPIRRLPLDEAVQRVAERLSSAAAFGHQAREQEEQA from the coding sequence ATGGCCCCCTGCCCCGCCCTCCACGCCACCCACGGCGGCATCTGGATCGCTAGGGGCAACGAGGTGCGGGCCATCACGCGCGGCGAGGCGATCGCGCTGACGGCGGAGACGCCGACGATCCTGCTCAACGCGCCGGCGATGGCGACGCGGCTGGGCTATGGCGAACTCTCCGGGCTGGATCTGCTCGAACTGTTCGCCTTCGTCCACCCCGCCACCTTCGCGGTGCCGACCCCCGCCGGCCTCGCCCGCGCGCTCGGCCTGCCGCCGCCCACCGACGACACCGCCGCCGCGCGCTTTATGGCGCAGGCGGCCGATGCGATGCTCGCTACGCTGGAAGACCCGAACTGGGCCGCCCGCGAGGGGGCGTGGACCTCCGCCCAGACCCTGCTCCGCCTGCGCTGGCCCTGGGCGCAGATGGTGGCGCCGCGCATCGCCAAGCCCGAGCGCGCCGAACGCTGGCTCTTCTCGCGCCTGCCCGAATGGCAGGATGCCCCGCCCCGCCCCGCCCCGCGCACGCTCGTCCTCTCCGATACCGAGACGCAGAGCGAACTCGCCCGCCTCGTCGGCCAGCGCGCCGAGCCCCGCGAGGGCCAGCGCGCCTACGCCGCCGCCGCCGCCCGCGCCTTCGATCCGCGCATCGCCGAGGGGCGGCCGAACATGCTGCTGGCGGAGGCCGGCACCGGCATCGGCAAGACGCTGGGCTATCTCGCCCCTTCCGGCCTGTGGTCGCGGCAGGCCGATGGGGCGGTGTGGATATCGACCTATACCAAGGCGCTGCAACGCCAGCTCGACGGCGAGACCAAACGCCTCTTCCCCGATCCCGCCGAGCGCCGCCGCCGGGTCGTCGTGCGCAAGGGGCGGGAGAATTATCTCTGCCTGCTCAATCTGGAGGATGCGCTGCAAGGCGGCTTCCAGAATCGCGCCGCGATCCTCGCGCATCTCGTCGCGCGCTGGGCGGCGGTGTCGCGCGACGGGGACATGGTGGGGGGCGACCTGCCGGGCTGGCTGCCGACGCTCTTCCGCCGCGCGGGCTCCACCGCGCTGACCGACCGGCGCGGCGAATGTGTCTATGCCGGCTGCCCGCATTACCGCCGCTGCTTCATCGAGCGGGCGTCGCGCGCCTCCGAAGGAGCCGATATCGTCGTCGCCAACCACGCGCTGACGATGATCCTGGCCAACCGCCACGGCCCGCAGGATCGCCCGATCGGCCGCATCGTGTTCGACGAGGGGCATCATCTGTTCGACGCCGCCGATTCGACCTTCGCCGCCGCGCTGACGGGGCAGGAGGCGATCGAGCTGCGCCGCTGGATCATGGGGCCGGAGGGCAAATCGCGCGGGCGGCGGCGCGGGCTGGCGGCGCGGCTGATGGACGTCGCCTCCTATGACGAGGGCGGCGCCGTCGCGATCGACGAGGCGCTGGCCGCCGCCGCCTTGCTCCCGTCCGACGGCTGGCTCGGCCGGCTGGGCGAAGGGCTGCCGCTCGGGCCGGTCGAGGCGCTGCTGTCGGCGGTGCGCGCCACCGTCTACGCCCGCGCCTCGGCGGCGGACGCGGGCTATGGGCTGGAAACCGAGGCCGCCGAACTGGACCCGGCGCTGATCGAGGCCGCCACCCCCGCGATGCAGGCGATCGAGGGGCTCGTCCGCCCCTTCATGCGGTTGCGCCAGCGGCTGGAGGCGGTGATCGAGGATGCGCCCGACTGGCTCGACGCGCCCGCCCGCGCGCGGGTCGAAGGCGCGATCCATGGCCTGGCCCACCGCACCGGCATGATGGGCGCGTGGGTCGCGCTGCTGGCGCGCATCGGTGGCCCGGTCGATGCCGATTTCGTCGATTGGCTGGCGGTCGACCGGGTCGAGGGGCGCGAGTTCGATATCGGCCTCCACCGCCACTGGCTCGACCCGACCCGCCCGCTGGCCGAAACCGTACTGAAGCCCGCGCACGGCGTGATCGTCACCTCCGCCACCTTGCGCGGGCAGGAAAGCTGGGACGCGGCCGACGCGCGCACGGGCGTCAACCATCTCGATCACCCGCCGATGCGCTTCGCCGCCCCCTCGCCCTTCGCTTATGCCGATCAGGCCGAGGTGCTGGTCGTGACGGATATCAAGCGCGGCGACATGCCCGCGCTGGCGGGGGCCTATGCGCGGCTGATCGAGGCGTCGGGCGGGGGCGCGCTGGGGCTGTTCACCGCCGTCCAGCGGCTGCGGGTCGTCCACGCCCGCATCGCCGACCGGCTGGCGCGCGAGGGGCTGCCGCTCTACGCCCAGCATGTCGATCCGATGGATACCGGCACGTTGGTCGATATCTTCCGCGACGATCCGCACGCCTCCCTGCTCGGGACCGACGCGCTGCGCGACGGGGTGGACGTGCCCGGTTCCTCGCTGCGGCTGGTGGTGATGGAGGGCGTGCCGTGGCCGCGCCCGACGGTACTGCACGCCGCGCGCAAGGCGGCCGGCGGGGGCGCCGCCTTTGACGACCGCACCATCCGCGCGCGGCTGGCGCAGGCGTTCGGCCGGCTGATCCGCCGCGCCGACGATCAGGGCATGTTCGTGATGCTCTCGGCGGCGATGCCGTCGCGCCTGCTCGATGCCTTTCCGCCGGGCGTGCCGATCCGCCGGCTCCCGCTCGACGAAGCCGTGCAAAGGGTCGCCGAACGGCTTTCCTCCGCCGCCGCTTTCGGGCATCAGGCGCGCGAGCAAGAGGAGCAGGCATGA
- a CDS encoding type II toxin-antitoxin system death-on-curing family toxin: MSAPQRAEPIWLDLREIVVIHDRQLAEHGGGSGIRDRNLLESALARPRNSWAYGESDWAALAADYAYGFARNHGFVDGNKRIAWIAARLFLALNGQKLAFDKADAIRLMLSLAAGEIGEDALAAWFRERLTGD, from the coding sequence GTGAGCGCGCCGCAACGGGCCGAGCCGATCTGGCTCGACCTGCGCGAGATCGTCGTGATCCACGATCGGCAACTGGCCGAACATGGTGGCGGCAGCGGCATCCGCGACCGCAACCTGCTCGAATCCGCGCTGGCCCGGCCGCGCAACAGCTGGGCCTATGGCGAGAGCGACTGGGCCGCGCTGGCGGCGGACTATGCCTATGGCTTCGCGCGGAACCATGGCTTCGTGGACGGCAACAAGCGCATCGCCTGGATCGCCGCCCGCCTCTTCCTCGCCCTCAACGGCCAGAAGCTGGCATTCGACAAGGCCGACGCGATCCGCCTGATGCTGTCGCTCGCGGCGGGCGAGATCGGAGAGGATGCGCTGGCCGCCTGGTTTCGCGAGCGGCTCACCGGCGACTGA
- the lipB gene encoding lipoyl(octanoyl) transferase LipB: MTIPDDIEWTIEPGLLPYPQAVATMEARAAAIRAGEARELIWLVEHPPLYTAGTSAAADELLTPQRFPVYDAGRGGRYTYHGPGQRVGYVLLDLEKRGRDIRHFIHSLERWLIAALRELGVESRAIDGRVGIWTDLADGSEAKIGAIGVRVRRWVTFHGFALNVDPDLSHFGGIVPCGLPDYPVTSLAHLGKAAGINDLDRALQAELPHFLGELCRCGEPLR; this comes from the coding sequence ATGACGATCCCCGACGACATCGAATGGACCATCGAACCCGGCCTGCTGCCCTATCCGCAGGCCGTGGCGACGATGGAGGCGCGCGCCGCCGCGATCCGCGCCGGCGAGGCACGCGAGCTGATCTGGCTGGTCGAGCATCCGCCGCTCTACACCGCCGGCACCAGCGCGGCGGCCGACGAACTGCTCACCCCGCAACGCTTTCCGGTCTATGACGCCGGGCGCGGCGGGCGCTACACCTATCATGGCCCCGGCCAGCGGGTCGGCTACGTGCTGCTCGATCTGGAAAAGCGCGGGCGCGACATCCGCCATTTCATCCACAGCCTGGAGCGCTGGCTGATCGCGGCGCTGCGCGAATTGGGCGTCGAGAGCCGGGCGATCGACGGGCGGGTCGGCATCTGGACCGATCTGGCGGACGGATCGGAGGCCAAGATCGGCGCGATCGGCGTGCGCGTGCGGCGCTGGGTGACCTTCCACGGCTTCGCCCTGAACGTCGATCCCGATCTGTCGCATTTCGGCGGGATTGTGCCGTGCGGCCTGCCCGATTACCCGGTCACCAGCCTCGCCCATCTCGGAAAAGCGGCCGGGATCAACGATCTGGATCGGGCGCTTCAGGCGGAACTGCCGCATTTTCTCGGCGAATTGTGCAGGTGCGGTGAACCCTTGAGGTGA
- a CDS encoding sulfotransferase, giving the protein MRLVSDIHERAGDWGLPMPLDGKRRRRLGLIRQARILFVHVPKNGGMSACAALYGEQIKHGTIRYYDRVAPDLRRTLPSVAVLRDPVDRFLSAYDYGRAGGSADNRVSLPFRDTYRGFASIDAALDHVEQAANPYQLDHIYRPQYWYVSDARGQVAVDHLLLIDDLAGTLAVLADGDLPAIPHINRRTTPRSPVTDAQADRIRTIYRRDQMLYEATCLRAGRYDAVPQGQAQAAPLKIAGGDVITSV; this is encoded by the coding sequence GTGCGGCTGGTCAGCGATATTCATGAGCGGGCGGGCGATTGGGGCCTGCCGATGCCGCTGGATGGCAAGCGTCGGCGCCGGCTCGGCCTGATCCGGCAGGCGCGCATCCTTTTCGTCCATGTGCCCAAGAATGGCGGCATGTCGGCCTGTGCGGCCTTGTATGGCGAGCAGATCAAGCATGGCACGATCCGCTATTATGATCGCGTCGCGCCGGACCTGCGCCGCACTCTGCCCAGCGTCGCGGTGCTGCGCGATCCGGTCGATCGTTTCCTTTCGGCCTATGATTATGGCCGGGCGGGCGGCAGCGCCGACAATCGCGTGTCGCTGCCCTTCCGCGACACCTATCGCGGCTTCGCCTCGATCGACGCGGCGCTCGATCATGTCGAGCAGGCGGCCAACCCCTACCAGCTCGACCACATCTATCGCCCGCAATATTGGTACGTCAGCGACGCGCGGGGGCAGGTGGCGGTCGATCATCTGCTGCTGATCGACGATCTGGCCGGGACGCTCGCGGTGCTGGCCGATGGCGACCTGCCCGCGATCCCCCACATCAACCGCCGCACGACCCCGCGCTCGCCCGTCACCGACGCGCAGGCCGATCGCATCCGCACGATCTATCGCCGGGACCAGATGCTCTACGAGGCGACCTGCCTGCGCGCCGGCCGGTACGATGCGGTGCCACAGGGCCAGGCGCAGGCCGCGCCGTTGAAGATCGCGGGCGGCGATGTTATAACATCGGTATGA
- a CDS encoding AbrB/MazE/SpoVT family DNA-binding domain-containing protein, whose product MTKPLKLIAIGNSTGVILPKELLAKLRVGQGDSLFVSETPDGAVRLSASDPDFAEKMRVAEEIMREDRDILRILAQ is encoded by the coding sequence ATGACCAAGCCGCTGAAACTGATCGCCATCGGCAATTCGACCGGCGTGATCCTGCCGAAGGAACTGCTCGCCAAGCTGCGGGTCGGGCAGGGGGATTCGCTGTTCGTGTCCGAAACCCCCGACGGTGCCGTGCGCCTGTCCGCCTCCGACCCCGACTTTGCCGAGAAGATGCGGGTCGCCGAGGAGATCATGCGCGAGGATCGGGATATCCTGCGCATCCTGGCGCAGTGA